Genomic window (Zingiber officinale cultivar Zhangliang chromosome 2B, Zo_v1.1, whole genome shotgun sequence):
CCGAGCCCTCAGGTCCGAGTGGCCAAAGGCACATAATGGCCATCATTCACCTATCCATAGACGAGTGGCACCATCCTGATGACACCGAGACGTGCTCCCATAAACACCAAATTAATATTCAAGGACCGCTGGCACAAGTCTGGGCTGATGCCCGAGCCCACATAACGACCATTTCGTCTGTGGAGCTCACGGATGGCCAGACTCAGAAGTCCAttggggtatatatatatatatcatcattatatttacttttgtatttcCTGATTGACACTCATTAACCTATTTTTACTGTAGTTCTGGGTTGAAAGCCTGGTCATGTGGCAGAGTTGACCTTCTTGGAGCATGAGCTGTAGTAGCTGCTCGCTTCGAGCGAACAATCAGAAACCTCCCAAGCGCTCCTTGAGCAActtttcccataattctttagcacTTAAAAATGGGCTGAttcggttcaactcttcttttgtcAGACCGCATTATAGAGTCTGAGTAGCTTTGGTGTTAGCCTCGAACTTCTTTCTAGTTGGTCCATCCCATTTGTCACACGGGATGAGGACTCCATCTTCCATGGGATATGCGAATCCCGTCtagatgattatccacatctcgacttgtatCTTGAGGTGATACTCCATTCGGCTTTTCCAATAGCCGAATTCTTCATCGGTGAAGAGAGGAGGGTGTGCAGTGCTATACCCCTCTTGGTAGGCCATAAAAAATATTCTTGCACAAACAACAAAAAATAGAACTcatccaagactaggtcttgtcTTAGTAGTATGGAATATAATATTAATCAAATAAAcaaacttgagtggtgttgcaccagtttcGAGTAGAAAGCTTGATTGTGATAAAACTGATCAGAATGAGGCAACTATATCAATTTTGATCGactctgaaaaattcaaaaactaatacaataagaaaaaaatatgctTGAATGATTGTTTCACCGATTCaaagcgaccccactctgatatcaattgtaggatcattgtgttagagggaggtgaataacgCTTGGGGCTTTCACATTCGTTTGAAAACATTTGAGTAAAGCGCAGCTGAATAAGAaagacaagaagaaagaaagcaatcacgaacaccaagagttacttggttcggagcttgtggtgaCTCCTGCTCTAAggctcgcacgtgagagtgctttcgatgggcaatccactaatcaatTGAAATAGTACAAGTATGCAATTACAAGATTAAGACAATCGTAAAGTAAAGAATACTGACAACTACAGATTTGAAAGATTAAGCCTTCAGTCGTCGAAACAGCATTTGGGCATCGAGGATGCGTTTCTTGAGCAGCGCGCAAGAGCATAAGTCATTTTGAATGTTGTTCTCTAGCCCCTGATTGAATGCTACTTATATAGGTTGTTCCGGACGCctagaacccctccgggcgcttggaccatgtGTCCCGGCCAATCGACGCACTCCATGTAGGCTTATGGATGATTTTTTGGGTCTAGGCGCGTGGACCgaatccgggcacccagaccgccTAGGCGCCCCCCTCCCCCCCTCCCCCGCCCCGGGGCGAGCTTGGTCCGAGCGGCCGGACCAACTTTTTTAGCCTCCCTTAtttctgtaaaacaaagttagttcaagaaataaacaatatatataatataaatttgataGCCTCTgattgtccgattctgactttgagtttcgttgaaactctaggtcgaactgacgcttaTTGCTCCCTCTTCGGAGGAAAGCGTGCTCACCTCTCTCAGGAgagttttaccttttgccagatcggtccttCACAGttgtctagacttttgctcagtgttcgaGACTTCAGGTTTTAATGTTAAAattccgctccacgacccgtccagacttgtACCTGGTCCGCAACTACCAGGATTTTCaactagagtcctcgactctaggatttcacccaaagtgctcGATCTGCCAATACTTCGCCTTttctaatcgcagttaggactttccaccacctagggttacctctccctcggacctagggttacctccccctagagttttcaacctgcctagaatccactaggacttttgcctaagaacacttaagactttcctgcaagcttcctgcaagctcattcaacctcgttagacaacaagtaatcttaactttagactctttaccataatcaaaatttaggttcgatTGTCTGGTGCTTCCTATACCAACACAACACACATAGAATATGGTATAGAAATATCATAGCATAGGAAATTGTCTAAATACATAGTTTATATgttacatcatatcataactacTTCCTATATTCAAGATCTAGATATCTACTCTATCATAAAAAAATACAACCAAAAGACAATAAAAATagcaaactacaactcaatacatagaaatagagagaggagagtgcttatccttgaagACCGGCATCTTTAGAGGTGTTCCCTTGCTCCAAAGGTGGATGGATCAGTGAAAATGGACGATCTCGGTCTCTCCCatgggggagaacccttccctaaGGAATGGAGgcaagccccaagccaaagatgagtgaaagggggagaaaaactccttttatagctctaggGACAACCCTTGCTTGGgccatgacacgaccgtgtgaatccacaccgCTATGTGCTACCTTGGCTCTAGTTCGGTGGCACGTCCGTGGCGATTCTACAAAgccaaagtcttcttcttctatgGAAATTCCACACTACTGTGTGGATTGACACGGTTGTGTGTCAAGGTCATGTGGTCCTTATAGACCATTTTAACACATCTTAACCTAGTATTCTCTATTTGAAGTCAGCTACAATTTGATATAATTAACAACCCAAAACTCCAAATGAGTAAAAAGTTAGGATCATTTTACTTTTAGTCTATAGTGaaaatgacatggccgtgtggaattGACATGGCTGTGTGGGCATTGGTTTGTGCCATATTTTCACATGTCCATGCCTCATGAGCACGACCCGGGCATTTTGGGAAGTCTAGACTTAATTTAAGCACCATTTTGCTGCAAATCatatcctatcaatcaaaacaagcaaaaagTAGATCTTTGAACAAAGGGAGTGGAAATATAACATTATagtgaaatagggtgcaataaatatagattatgctcatgaagtATAAGTAGACgtgtgtcaaaacatgcataaaattgtataatctacgcacattacCTATCAAAAATAGGATTGACTACGGATTCAAGCCATAGCACATGGTTTCATCGtatgattttcccaattttaATCGAGCAAGTTTTACATGAAGAAGATTTTGTTTAGCATGTTCTTTTTAATACTGGTAGGAGAACCCGACTCagtattgttaaaaaaaaaagaggggaAGGAGAACCAAGTCAACAAGTCAAGATGATATGGATCACTCCTTCTTCTTGTGCCAAAGATCTTACTATTTTTGAAGGAACTGGAGCTACATCTCTTTTCATTGAGATGGTAAAAAATAGATTTTCGGTCACAAACTGAAAATTTTAGTCCAAATTGGAACcattaactatttttttaattagtgaAAAGTTCTACAATTTATATCTCAATTGTTGTCTTTCCTTACTGACATAACAAATCAATTTAAATATAAcaatatatatatgatatatgtatatgTAAACTCACACCCCAAAACAAAAATTATTACACATATATCGGAATGAGTCTTTTTTATGTACATATCCCATATCCTTATAGGGAATCatagtgtttttttttgttttctataatataatagaaaaaAAGTAGAAATTATGATATAATGTGACCTAAGTTCTGTTGCTACAAGCAAAATTGCTACAAGCAAAATTGCTATAAAAAAGAAAGATGAGATGAGATATGTGGATAGATGGATAGCTATATCGGCATATACTTTACTTAGGAAATATTATTCCTATTACACAATTCAATCATATTCCATAAAtccatatattatatataataaaagtcaaattatatttatattattatattatacagtaaaagttatatttatatttatattttatatatagcaAAAgccaaaaattctattaaaaaaatccaacataaaataaaattaactttaactaAAGGGGAAACCATATTACTACAATCTTTCTGTCTCATTCATAGAGATTCGAttaatctatttatttttttagtatccaatcaatctttccttttttatatatgatcaaaggggaagaaaattAGGAATTAAGTTAAGGGAagtatataatttaatattttttcttgaaTTGAATTGATcgtaatttttttaaattgtaaattaatattgttttattgtttgttttaatattaccttaacttgggttgattcacATAAAAAACGggaagattgtaagtatcccgggTTGGTTTTGATATGATTAGCTGAGTTAAATTAGGCTGTGTTTTTGattccttatgtctaagtgtgcagggacttaggaacacaagaagttaagCGAAAGACCCAACGagcgagaatgatggcacgggaagcgagtcgatgggctcggtgtatccgagggacgaCGAGCTGTGAAAGAGTACATCGACGGATGAGGACGGGTGCAGCGCttccgagagatgagaagccggggtggaagattgctcgaggagaagactagAGTTGAGTTTAGGTGAACTCAACTCTGGACGACTGGATGATATGATCACCCAAGTGAACTGACAGAAAATTTATCAACCTCGAAGTTGACCGAGTCCAAGTGCTCGGATTCCAAGAGCATGGAtttggtccaggtgcctggattccCTCGGGCCACATCAGTAAGCCTGTTGCAACAAGGATCATCACCAGAGTCCATGTCCCCGGACCGGGTTCAAGCATCGGGAGCCGATAAGTCATTGATGAAGAGTCGTTGAGGAGTGGATTGAGGCTACCAAGTCCAAGTGCCCGGACCCATCCCAGGCCCCCAAGAAGCGACACGTCAGCAAACGACTAGTTGTGACCATTGAACTATAAATAGAGCCGTGGTCCTCAAAGTTATATACACACTAtactttcatttttgaattcgTGTTTTATTTCTGTTTGTGCTTAAACATTGTAAGGGGTCACTCTGCCTCCGACTTTATCGAAGAAGAAGCTTGATAGTGAACATTCTACTATCTTGGATTATGTGTGTTTTCCCTTGCTAAGTTTAGAAGCAAGAGAAAGTGCTAATTTGTTATTACAGGCTATTCACCTTCCTCTAGTCGCCCTACAGAGGACATACACATGGGATCCAAGAATAGCCTTCATTTGACCAATTCTCATAGTTGAGTCTAGTAAATTGGGAGTATTGGAAAGAAAAGAATTTTGATGTCATTgattctgataccactttgttggaaaATAGTAGATTCTCAAAAGTTTTCTaggaaaagaagaagagttatagtATAATGACTttgtattgaaaaaaaaatacttatcttGTAACTTCACATTACATGAGTACTACTCAATAGAAACTTCTAGATCATACATCATTAAGTAAATACATGAACTTATTTTATCCAAATATATGAATTATAAGATTCATGTTTCACTTGGTTCATGTACATCAAACATTTATGATTTATGTATACAAGTTTAATTTAACTTCCAatattttttccctttttcttctcaAGGTATAGTTGAACTTTTGCAGGAGGAGATACAAATTAAGATGGAAGAGCATGgacttgtttatatatatatataacaaatttACTTCACTCTGAAAAGATATGTGCTTCTTTATGGATTTGGAGAGGGAAAATGGACTTGAGTAGGATTGTAAATGAATCAGATATTCATGAACTAAGTTGttgataaattcaattaaaaaaattcatttataAGCCTCTTTACACATTGTACACTCCTAGGCTTCAGAATATGAAGGATGAAATGCGTGAGAGATTCTTGCCTCTATTTAAGCTGCATCGTGGTAGTCAATGCTGTAATTGATTGGGATATTCTTCTTTATTAATTATCCATTTTAGTGCATTGAAACTAGTccagatttatttaattattagctACAAAAAGAGATTCATGGACAGCGGGATTTtaaatcatttgaagaaaaagataaaatattgatCGTCTCCATTTACTCCAATATCATTGTAATATtctttctaattaatttttttatatatgtctTGCTtctgatttttgttttttttctttcaatcataaaaatatgttttcattaaTTTGGTATATTATCATACATCTATATTCGTTTTTATCTTATCAGTAAATTTTGTTGGTCAGAATCTGATCAACTAGAAATGAATTGTAATGTATATGTGGGGTCGATGGGAGGATGTGGTCATGagtcaaggtcatgagtgggtcagaagtcaagctgacctgGTGGACAGAagagtcaaaagtcaagcctccgtggccggtCAGAAGTTAAGCTGACCTGGCGGGCAGGAAAGTCAGGAGTCAAGCCCTCGCGGCAGGTCAGCTGTCAAGCCGATGTGGAGATCAAGGGGGTCAAAAGTCCAGGTTACGTGGCCAAAGTCAAAATCTCAGCAGACAGGATGGTCAAAGGAGGGGATCATAAGACCAGCCATGATAGTGAGTAATAAACGGGCCCGTGGGTCAGGTACAGCCAAGGATGGAGATTATAAATGAACAGGTCTGGTTATAGACCTGCCGCTCAGGTCAGGACATTCAAGCCAAAGATCACAGGTCTGGTTACAGACCTGGCGCTCAGGTCGGAACattcaagccaaggatcacaggtctggttatagacccagcgtgcaggtcaggacgtacatgccttggataacgaCAGATGCAGATCAGGAACCAGACCCAGAGTACAGGTCAGGACATttaagccaaggatcacaggtctggttACAGACCTGGCGCTCAGGTCGGAACAtgcaagccaaggatcacaggtctggttACAGACCTGACGCTCAGGTCGAGACATtcaagccaaggataacaggtCTGGTTAtagacccaacgtgcaggtcgggacgtacatgccttggacaACAGCAGACAGATGCGGATCAGGAACCAAACCCAGAGTACAGATCAGGACACCCAAGTCAAGGATCACCAGTCTGGATACAGACCCGGAGTGCAGATCGCGATATGCAGATCGGAGGTAGCAAATGACAGGCGGATCTGGACATGAGCTTAGCACAGATCGGACATACAAGTCGAGGGCAACAGTATATAAGAGCAGGGCGAGTCCAGATCCCGAATCGGTTAGACGCTACAGACAAAtcagccaaggaatcgtaaccgcttgtcagagggaataatcaaggtgtcagggaatatgccaacGGTCGGGGCTCAACACCCCTTCGGTTTTGCCGCCAGCCTATTAGGAAGAGCCACGTGTCAACCACCTCCAGACAAAGCCTgatagccgacattccctgacactcgttAGACCCAGGAATCTTCgctgcagtataaaaagggatgccttgtcccttatgcaggtacgctcactcgtcatttttcactaagtctttacttttcgtcatttttttgcattttctggggaaaaagtacctgacttgagcgtcggagggcctgacccggggactttttccctggtttctggtctctaacgactggtggactcgtctgagtgtgtgcagagcgaCAACGTCACCGTCCTAATCATCCCTCTCTGTCAACCACCCGTGGGAACCTTTACAAGGAGGTACCCAGCACGTCCAGCGCTTCGACGACTCTCCGTTAACTTTTCGCACAACAAAGCCTGCTTTCATCCGActcaactttcggacaggatcagtatgcatataattaatatataaatatgatatttCTAAAATGTCCTGACAATGACTTACAAAATATTTTCTAGTTGGTCAAATTTTAATCATTTAACACTACCCTTATCTTATATGGTAAGCTTATGCAAATATATATAGTATACGTATTTATTCTAGAGCTCGATTGGTTCAAGTAACAATGAGGTCACTGAATCCTTGATTTCTCCATCGGCCTCACTGTATCTATCCATACCCCTGTAGAAGAACTGCACCGTTCGATCAAGGTTGATCGCGCAAATCTTGAAGTTTTCCTCGAACAGAGTTGTATAATTCATTCGATCCCCGTTCATGGCTCTCCAATTTGCCATGATCATCTCCTTGATCATCTCCCGAGCCTCTGCCTCTGACACATCTTTCTCCTGCATCAAACAGTATTGGATAGCTGAGCAGTCATCACTTTTTTCCGTTTCAACCTGCACATGCAATTACTTATTAATTAATGGTAGaattaaaatgaaagaaaaaaaagatgagacattaattatatatataccagATCATTGTAGAGGCGAAAGTTCATGGACGACCACTGTACAAACTGTGTGTAAGTGCTGAAATTTTCCAAGTCTGATTGGGTTACGTATGGGCTCAAACAGTAGGCATGAGTGAGAAAGATATGCCCTGATATCGATATCCATCCATTCGCCAAGTACTCTTCGACTGTGGGGGTGTACTTCTCGTGAGACCATTTAGCTTCCAACAAAAAGGCTTTGCAGAGATCACTCCACTGCATATATCGAACAAAATAACTAATTATTTAATCAATAGTTATGTTTTTCAGTTAATAAGAACTAAATTTAGTATTGGTGAAAGTGAGTAAACATATTACAGCTCTCTTTAGATATGGCAGCACGTTGAAGCCTTTTTCTTTGACCACTTCATAAGCTGCTTCGTTTGCTGTGTTGAAGACGGCCAGAAAACAGAGTTTCATGTAATCAGGGAGTCTGTCGATCGCAATAACATCCCACCTGAAATTTATCAATTATATACGAGCATGTATATATCAAAATCAAACATTAATCATCTATATATAAGTTGAGAGTTGGAACTAGATAGACTCACTATTCCTTAATTACCTCTCTATTGTATCTGTGAATATCTCAAGCTCTTCCAAGTTGCCGTAGACGTCGTAAACATCATCCAGCATTGTGATAAGACAATTGGCTTTGGTTTCTATCTCCCTAAAACTCCAATATTCCGGTTCAAAGGCGCATCCAACTGTCCACAGATAGTTGGCCATCAACCTGTCTCTGAAAAATGGCAGACGCTCGGCAAGTCCAAGATCTGACCACCATCTGTTCCATCAAATATATATAATAGATAATATATGAGCTCTAGCTGCTTTAGAATTCGAGATACATGCATGGCTACAATATTACTAATTATTTATACGTCGAAAGTTTGCTGAGTTCTTTCTTGTAAGTATCCTGAACCCTGTTGAAGTCCAACTTAgcgaattctaaaaatacaggaTTAATCATACGGCGCTTGTCTTTCTTGCTCTGGCTGCAGAATTGTATGAACCATCTGGTGTGTAGTCTTTCCAACCTCCAGTTCAATGGAAGCTCCAACGCATGGGACACTTTCTGCTTTAGATCAGTTTCAGTAATGGATCCTTGGTCGTTCAGGAGATTTCTCAAGTTCTGAGTCGTGAAATCAATGGCCTGCTGCAGTATCACTTCCCCCTCCTTGCCATAAAAAGCCGCCTCATGTAAACTCAGCATTCCTTCAACGGAAACTTCGAAGAAATGGCCGTTCTCATCCCTGAATCTCTTGAAGATATCTGCATGCATTAATTCAGACATTATATCATTTGTCTCAGCTAATTAATCATATTTATAAAATGTTACATGGCTACTGTATATATATACCGTCTGTGATTGAGAACCCGTTTTGTCTAAGAAGTCTGAAGAGAAGTGCCGTGATGTGGACGTCAGCATCCTTCAGCTGCAAACTAATTATGTCTTCCAATGATGCATGAATAGTAGTTAAAGCATCTTTAATTTCGTCTTTGAAATGATAAGCCACTCCAAGTTGTTGCAGGTGGTCGATCAGCTGAAGCTGTTCTTCTACTTCCTTCTTCTCACATATTACTTCTCTAATTCTCTCTTTCAGTAACACTATTCTCGTTGTCTGATCCTTCTCCTCTACCTTTAACGAATAAAGTTTTGATTTAGATTTAATCAAAAGAAAAAACAGAGATGTTGAGGGAGTTGTACTAACCGGAGAGTCAACGGTGAGTGACTGTATGTAGTCGTTGCTCCACGAGTTGGGCTGGTAATGGGTCGATTTTCGCAACGCCTGAAATTGCCTGTCGGCCGTGCAATGGATGAGCAGGAAGCATGGcttcttggtggtggtggtggatcGCCGGAGAACACAGATCTTTGGCTCAAAAGGGATGTATGATGGTGCGAGAAGATAACGAGACATTATCATTACCGTAATGCTTGTCAGATTGTTGGAGGCTGCTTGATGCGTTGAATTGGTTGGGCTGGGGGTATTCTTTATATAGAGCAGAGGAAGTCtccatgacttgtatgtgttaGAGAAAAGTAATAACAAACTTCTGGATCTTATTCATTTGTCTAAAAGGTATATATTTTATAGAAGT
Coding sequences:
- the LOC122046534 gene encoding terpene synthase 10-like, with the translated sequence MIMSRYLLAPSYIPFEPKICVLRRSTTTTKKPCFLLIHCTADRQFQALRKSTHYQPNSWSNDYIQSLTVDSPVEEKDQTTRIVLLKERIREVICEKKEVEEQLQLIDHLQQLGVAYHFKDEIKDALTTIHASLEDIISLQLKDADVHITALLFRLLRQNGFSITDDIFKRFRDENGHFFEVSVEGMLSLHEAAFYGKEGEVILQQAIDFTTQNLRNLLNDQGSITETDLKQKVSHALELPLNWRLERLHTRWFIQFCSQSKKDKRRMINPVFLEFAKLDFNRVQDTYKKELSKLSTWWSDLGLAERLPFFRDRLMANYLWTVGCAFEPEYWSFREIETKANCLITMLDDVYDVYGNLEELEIFTDTIERWDVIAIDRLPDYMKLCFLAVFNTANEAAYEVVKEKGFNVLPYLKRAWSDLCKAFLLEAKWSHEKYTPTVEEYLANGWISISGHIFLTHAYCLSPYVTQSDLENFSTYTQFVQWSSMNFRLYNDLVETEKSDDCSAIQYCLMQEKDVSEAEAREMIKEMIMANWRAMNGDRMNYTTLFEENFKICAINLDRTVQFFYRGMDRYSEADGEIKDSVTSLLLEPIEL